Genomic DNA from Perognathus longimembris pacificus isolate PPM17 chromosome 6, ASM2315922v1, whole genome shotgun sequence:
AGGTGTTCTGATTGTAACTACACTGTCCTCCCTTGCTCCTTACCAAAGGCACTGAAGGGCCATAGATTTGAGAGTAGAGAGGGGAGTCTGAGTTGTACTGTTGCTGGGTGGATTTGACACTGTCTCTGCTTTCCTGGGCTTGGTCTATGCCTTACACTGCTCTCTATACTTGATTTCTACAGGGAAGATTCATACCCCGATGGAATATAAGGGGGAACTAACCTCCTATGGTATGCGGCtgaggtaggtggatggatgaactTGGGTGAGAGAGGTTCTAAGCACCAAGCACAGAACTGATGGCATTGTCCACTTTAGGCGTAAGTTGGACTTGTTTGCCAATGTTGTCCATGTGAAATCTCTTCCTGGGTACCCGACTCGGCACAACAATCTAGACCTGGTGATCATTCGAGAACAGACGGAAGGGGAGTATAGCTCTCTGGAACATGAGGTAAAGCTCCagaaatgggtgggtgggtaggagggtgggggtgggggcatggaTGGAGGTTGGAACGAGGTGTATCTTCTCACCTAGAGTGCAAAGGGAGTGATTGAGTGCCTGAAGATTGTCACTCGAAGCAAGTCTCAGCGGATTGCGAAGTTTGCCTTTGACTATGCCACCAAGAAGGGACGCGAGAAGGTTACTGCTGTCCACAAGGCCAACATCATGTGAGTGGCATGGCTTTGTGCAGGGTGGTTCATAGGAGGGTAGCTTCCCACACTCTCTTGACTGATTGTGTTCCCGTTGGCCTGTGACCAGGAAACTTGGAGATGGATTATTTCTGCAGTGCTGTGAGGAAGTTGCCGAGCTGTACCCCAAAATCAAGTTTGAGACAATGATCATTGACAACTGCTGCATGCAGGTGAGGCCCTCCCCATGTCTCTACTGCTACAGTACAGAGGAGAAGCAGGCAGCAGAACTGATTTCTCTTCTCCGTGCTCACCTTACTCCTTAGCTAGTACAGAATCCTTACCAGTTTGATGTACTTGTGATGCCCAATCTCTATGGAAACATCATTGATAATCTGGCTGCTGGTCTGGTTGGGGGAGCTGGCGTTGTCCCTGGTGAGAGCTACAGTGCAGAGTATGCAGTTTTTGAGACGGTGAGTGAGGCTTTCTCCTCAGCCATCTGTACACCTGCCCTTGCTCTGAACTCAGGCCTCTCtcattccttccagtctgagtGTTCTCCCTTCTGAATGACTCTGATTTCTTCCTGGAATTCCCCCGGTAGTTGTCAGTGGCCCTAGCCTGTTCTCCCTCTTTTTCACATAATGCCCTTGCTGGACCTTAGCCTCCGCTTATGCCTGCCTTCCCGCTGTGACTCGCTTCTTTTTCTACAGGGTGCCCGGCACCCATTTGCTCAAGCAGTGGGCAGGAATATAGCCAACCCCACAGCCATGCTGCTGTCAGCTTCCAACATGCTGCGGCATCTCAAGTAAGgcatgggaggaggctgggtgtggtaaGGGGAGCAGAGATGGGagtcggggaggggggaggtgtttTGGGTGGAGTCTCAGTTTCTCCCTGTCCCATTGACAGTCTTGAATATCACTCCACTGTGATAGCAGATGCCGTGAAGAAGGTGATCAAAGTTGGCAAGGTGAGTTTAGAAGGGTGCTGGGttcagggccttgacactatgAGGAATCTGAAAAGGAGTCTCCTTGGTACCCAGAACATCTGCTCTTTGACTTTTGCAGGGCTGCTCACCTCCCTTCTTTTGGCTGCTTCATCTTGGTCTTTGCCTTAGTTCccatctgttccttctttctgcTCCATCGCTTCATCCACTGCCTCTTTCTGGGCCATCTGAATGCAGATGATACAGCTGATGGGAGTGGCAGGCCAGGGAGAGCATGCAGGATGAGGTGCTACCTTTACCTTGGTCATACCTGCaagcctgtctttccttcctcccacctgATTTCCCCTGAAGTAGCCtcatcctttctcccctcccactGCTTGCTTGGCTTCTTATCCTGCCTTGGTGGCAGCGGATCTCTCAGTAGTTCTGGAGTAGTGAGGTCTGCTCCACTCCTGGCTACCTCCTTCCATTCCTGCTGCATTGCATCTTCTGGCCATCTGTCACCTGTCTTGGACTCCATCTTCCTTGATCACATTGCCCTGCCCCACTTCATgggctctcttctcttcttcgcCATGGCTACTGCCTGTGGTGGTTGTAGGTGCGGACTCGCGACATGGGCGGCTACAGCACCACAACTGACTTCATCAAGTCCGTCATCAGCCACCTGAACCCCCAGCATGGGGGCTAGAGCCCTTTATTCCCTCCAACTTCACAAGGATCATGCACATCCCTTCAGCAGTGGACCAGGAAAAGGAGACCTGGAGCCTCTAGACAGTGGACCATAATTGCTTTTGTAGGGGGCCTAGGTTGTCCTTGGCTGGCTTCTTTAGGGAGTTGTGTTGGTTGGTGGTGGGCGGGCATTGTTAGGGCCCTCTCCCTAACAAGGTATCAAGATCATGGCAATTTTTCCCCACAGGTTCGAACTTCTGACATGGGTGGCTATGCTACTTGCATTGACTTCACTGATGCTGTCATtgctgccctgccctcctcctagGTCACACTTATACctgttaaataaaaatgtcagaaaCAATTTTGTTAATTTGTCTTTATTGGGGTTTAGGGCATAGAATGATAAAGGTCACCTTGGGgcacgcccctccccccaggtaaTGTCCGCTCAATCCTGGGATGCTtttttgagctttttctttttcttggcactGCTTTTGCTGCTAGCAGCCTCTTCAGGCCCACTGCTGACAGGTTCTTCCTTGGagaatttcctctttttcttgggGACAGGGAGGCTGGTTGCCTCCTCTGGTTCATCAGCCACTTCCTCCTTAGGTTGCTTCTTCCTCTTGGGAGGACTTGTGCTGCCACCAGCTGTCTCTTCAAGATCACTACTAATCAACTCCTCCTTggaaaaagctttcttttttttgggtttggagagagagacagagggctcTGGTTCTTCTACCCCATTTTCCTGAGGAACCTCCTGgggcttttgctttttcttctttttgggttTTTCATGTGTTTCCTAATAATGGGAAGAGACAAAAAATGTTATTCATGGTAtgtgcacccccaccccccactagaATCGAGGCAAAAAAAAGCTGTGCAGTGTTGCTGGATGGCTGATTGGCTTGAGTTCCACCCTCAAAGCTCCTAAGTAAAAGTCAGAGAGAACAGGTGAAGATCAACTTATAGAAAAAACCCCTCCCTGTTGGTCATAATGCTATCACCCAAGTTGTTCCAAAGAGAGCCCTAAGAAATGAAAATTCCAATTGATTCTACCCCACACACTTAAGACCTCCCTCCCGTGACCAGAGACCACTTTCTGAGGACAAGCAGAACAGGAATTTATACTACCCCCTTGGTCGAAGACTCCTGGAAGGCAGTGGAGGACCAAACCAAGCACACTTGCCCAGGGAATGGGTGTGTGTGCCCTACAAC
This window encodes:
- the Idh3b gene encoding isocitrate dehydrogenase [NAD] subunit beta, mitochondrial, yielding MATGNKAKQGRRDLRPSLAQEKEACLRHFLRDFPYSEHGGAERCPAGLTRAIVASRFPGAWRGLSTTAVAPAASKNQAADARVEGAFPVTMLPGDGVGPELMHAVKEVFKAADVPVEFQEHHLSEVQNMASEEKLEEVLSSMKVNKVAIIGKIHTPMEYKGELTSYGMRLRRKLDLFANVVHVKSLPGYPTRHNNLDLVIIREQTEGEYSSLEHESAKGVIECLKIVTRSKSQRIAKFAFDYATKKGREKVTAVHKANIMKLGDGLFLQCCEEVAELYPKIKFETMIIDNCCMQLVQNPYQFDVLVMPNLYGNIIDNLAAGLVGGAGVVPGESYSAEYAVFETGARHPFAQAVGRNIANPTAMLLSASNMLRHLNLEYHSTVIADAVKKVIKVGKVRTRDMGGYSTTTDFIKSVISHLNPQHGG